In a single window of the Fusarium falciforme chromosome 3, complete sequence genome:
- a CDS encoding Peptidase-S8 domain-containing protein → MSHRDVFATTRARSNILPCRRKLMKRPKPANKSNFLLHLSTFKMLLHIVFLPWLLFFLVPSSTSTTANMNHTPKRATEKGKDLYIVFPKQGTDTAATMEFIKSTVNNHDLHPWTDVHEQLMSWTVEASPSEVAQLEGHDGIDRVTKLEIPKHHNRVRQDDSLQQKSTIYPVDGRNLDQCNATSASLKALLDGKVDGPRIWDGRVEGWVALLTKAQVEQVEAIDGVKVVHPVHKGRRCRVARGLRKPSTSPKAPGPLERRGTMYETQQDAAPELVAVSQPSTIPVLRDLKHYMYESHAGGGSYIYHIETGVAFEAQHQEFPNIAPQHLLTQQAIDNHEEPGEDDEEDDPSHGTCSAGKALGTQFGASKKAMLVVVRLYLIDTDEFREALDLIIHDLDEHPERRKKSVVTMSLSIGQDWEDGLIDQIRGRLNALFDRDVPFVCNSGNIDPVENDSEEVNEYPALLEGPDFPLIVVGSVNSEGALSDFSQRGPHVTLHAVGEDILCLPKDSQTPMRKDGTSFAAPLVAGEIANLLSYETVPFDTSDGSLVKNLKAYLQSDKGSRERVPGIRVLWNGVTEETHNSKEHAQCNTLQADIYVERDDVKSLIENEFCPDATVRRDLQQDSFSISRTYNEGTPNKVTLSMDLETGSSVKYNGDDCIKYLMMAVDGCDPSSEVNPANYKAGGLITIGGDRYRVSPGTLRSAAEKGKQAGCDSAYKVFFNEYWVWGHGWASSDNGKSLQDEVEGCALLPDTWSFEYGLGDDGREWTAKFRTGVFQKSCVGNALKTAAGIDGVGCHGSG, encoded by the exons ATGTCCCACAGAGACGTCTTCGCCACGACAAGGGCACGTTCAAA CATACTCCCTTGTAGAAGGAAATTGATGAAGCGACCTAAACCAGCCAACAAGTCAAattttcttcttcatctctcaACGTTCAAGATGCTTTTACACATTGTCTTTCTACCttggcttctcttcttcctcgttccctcgtcaacatcaaccaCCGCTAACATGAACCACACTCCCAAAAGGGCCACTGAGAAGGGCAAAGACCTTTACATCGTGTTTCCCAAACAAGGTACCGACACTGCTGCAACCATGGAATTCATCAAGTCAACTGTCAACAATCATGACCTCCACCCCTGGACCGACGTCCATGAGCAGTTGATGTCGTGGACAGTCGAGGCCTCGCCGAGCGAAGTTGCTCAGCTAGAGGGCCATGACGGCATTGATCGCGTGACCAAGCTGGAGATTCCAAAGCATCACAACAGAGTGAGACAAGATGATTCTTTGCAACAAAAATCCACCATCTACCCTGTGGATGGTCGGAACCTGGACCAGTGCAACGCAACCAGTGCCTCTCTCAAGGCCCTCCTCGACGGTAAGGTAGATGGACCTAGGATATGGGACGGCAGGGTTGAGGGCTGGGTAGCCCTCTTGACCAAGGCTCAGGTGGAGCAAGTTGAGGCCATTGATGGCGTTAAAGTTGTGCACCCAGTTCATAAGGGTAGGCGATGCCGTGTGGCTCGAGGACTTCGAAAGCCGTCGACTTCTCCAAAGGCACCGGGCCCTTTGGAAAGACGAGGTACCATGTACGAGACGCAGCAGGACGCTGCTCCTGAGTTGGTTGCCGTCAGCCAGCCGAG CACAATCCCAGTCTTACGGGACCTCAAGCACTACATGTATGAGAGCCatgcaggaggaggaagctacATATATCACATCGAGACAGGTGTAGCTTTTGAGGCTCAACACCAG GAATTCCCAAATATCGCCCCACAGCATCTCCTAACCCAGCAAGCAATCGACAACCACGAGGAACCTGGAgaggacgatgaagaagatgatccATCGCATGGCACCTGTAGCGCAGGCAAAGCACTCGGAACTCAGTTCGGGGCTTCTAAGAAGGCTATGCTTGTGGTAGTCAGGCTCTACCTCATTGATACCGACGAGTTCAGGGAAGCCCTAGATCTCATTATTCACGACCTCGACGAACATCCTGAACGACGTAAGAAGAGCGTCGTTACCATGTCACTCAGTATCGGCCAGGATTGGGAGGATGGCCTGATAGACCAGATACGAGGGCGACTGAACGCACTCTTCGACAGGGATGTTCCTTTTGTCTGCAACTCAGGCAACATCGACCCAGTCGAGAACGATAGCGAGGAGGTAAACGAGTATCCGGCACTGCTCGAGGGGCCTGATTTCCCACTCATTGTTGTTGGCTCTGTTAATTCCGAAGGCGCGCTATCTGATTTCTCTCAACGTGGACCCCATGTGACTCTTCACGCTGTGGGGGAGGATATTCTTTGTCTGCCAAAGGACTCACAAACACCCATGAGAAAGGATGGTACATCATTTG CTGCGCCGCTGGTTGCTGGCGAGATTGCCAATCTCCTCTCGTATGAAACGGTGCCGTTTGATACCAGTGATGGCAGCCTTGTTAAGAACCTCAAGGCATATCTTCAATCCGACAAGGGAAGCAGGGAGCGAGTACCAGGCATCCGCGTGCTCTGGAACGGCGTCACCGAGGAAACCCACAACTCCAAGGAGCATGCCCAGTGCAACACCCTTCAGGCCGATATCTACGTTGAGCGAGACGATGTGAAGAGCTTGATTGAGAACGAATTTTGCCCCGATGCAACAGTGCGGCGTGATCTACAACAAGATTCATTCTCCATCTCACGAACTTACAACGAGGGTACGCCCAACAAGGTTACCCTCTCGATGGATCTCGAAACAGGCTCCAGCGTCAAGTATAACGGAGACGACTGCATCAAGTACCTCATGATGGCGGTGGACGGCTGTGACCCCTCCTCCGAAGTCAACCCAGCAAACTACAAGGCCGGAGGCTTGATAACTATCGGTGGCGATAGATATCGTGTCTCTCCTGGCACCCTCCGCTCAGCTGCTGAGAAAGGGAAACAGGCAGGCTGCGATAGTGCCTATAAGGTCTTTTTCAATGAGTACTGGGTCTGGGGCCATGGCTGGGCTAGTTCTGATAATGGCAAGTCGCTTCAGGACGAGGTCGAAGGTTGTGCACTGCTTCCTGATACATGGAGCTTCGAATATGGACTTGGCGACGATGGACGCGAGTGGACCGCCAAGTTTCGCACTGGCGTCTTTCAGAAGAGCTGTGTAGGGAACGCTCTGAAAACAGCAGCTGGCATTGACGGCGTGGGATGTCATGGCTCCGGGTAA